One Fontisphaera persica DNA window includes the following coding sequences:
- a CDS encoding Gfo/Idh/MocA family protein, producing the protein MKTPTQHTRPLSPPAQPASAAAPMARREFLSTTTRAAAVSALAGVALPHVHAAEDSTIHLALIGCGGRGSGAAADALRSTTGPTRLVAMADLFEDRLTTAHRNLTQAFGERADVPPDRRFLGFDAYRHAIDSLRPGSVVLQCTHAAFRAQHLEYAIQKGMHVFMEKTFAADPAGIRRLLKAGEAAAAKNLKIGCGLMCRHSSARQALIQKIRQGDLGEIHLIRAYRMDSGYLMGPFNGRENELLWQIRRPYQFYWASSGIFIELMIHQVDECCWIKDAWPVSAHGVGGRAPGLADASQNLHSYAIEYTFADGAKAFVTGRYLPKCHSDFSTFLHGTKAAAQFSGDIHAPTVRVYKDQRITGDNLAWRPDKETKSPYQAEWDALLTAIREDRPHNEVQRAAYSNLAAIMGRAAVHMGRIITWDEALNSHFSFYPDVDKLTADSPAPVRANPQGFYPVPVPGVWTEI; encoded by the coding sequence ATGAAAACCCCCACCCAGCACACCCGGCCGCTTTCCCCACCCGCTCAACCTGCCAGCGCCGCCGCGCCCATGGCCCGCCGTGAATTCCTCTCCACCACCACCAGAGCCGCCGCCGTCTCAGCGCTGGCCGGAGTGGCCTTGCCCCACGTGCATGCCGCCGAAGACAGCACCATCCACCTGGCCCTCATTGGCTGCGGTGGCCGCGGCAGCGGCGCCGCGGCCGACGCCCTGCGCTCCACCACCGGCCCCACCCGGCTCGTGGCCATGGCCGACCTCTTTGAAGACCGCCTCACCACCGCCCACCGCAACCTCACCCAGGCCTTCGGCGAGCGCGCCGACGTGCCCCCCGACCGCCGCTTCCTCGGCTTCGACGCCTACCGCCACGCCATTGACAGCCTCCGCCCCGGCAGCGTCGTCCTCCAGTGCACCCATGCCGCCTTCCGCGCCCAACACCTCGAATACGCCATCCAAAAAGGCATGCACGTCTTCATGGAAAAAACCTTCGCCGCCGACCCCGCCGGCATCCGCCGCCTCCTCAAAGCCGGCGAAGCCGCCGCCGCCAAAAACTTGAAAATCGGTTGCGGCCTCATGTGCCGCCACTCCTCCGCCCGCCAGGCCCTCATCCAAAAAATCCGCCAGGGCGACCTCGGCGAAATCCACCTCATCCGCGCCTACCGCATGGACAGCGGCTACCTCATGGGCCCCTTCAACGGCCGCGAAAACGAGCTCCTCTGGCAAATCCGCCGCCCCTACCAGTTCTACTGGGCCTCCTCCGGCATCTTCATCGAACTCATGATCCACCAGGTGGACGAATGCTGCTGGATTAAAGACGCCTGGCCCGTCTCCGCCCACGGCGTCGGCGGACGCGCCCCCGGCCTCGCCGACGCCAGCCAAAACCTCCACTCCTACGCCATCGAATACACCTTCGCCGACGGCGCCAAGGCCTTCGTCACCGGCCGCTACCTCCCCAAATGCCACTCCGATTTCTCCACCTTCCTCCACGGCACCAAAGCCGCCGCCCAATTCAGCGGCGACATCCACGCCCCCACCGTCCGCGTCTATAAAGACCAGCGCATCACCGGCGACAACCTCGCCTGGCGCCCCGACAAAGAAACCAAAAGCCCCTACCAGGCCGAATGGGATGCCCTCCTCACCGCCATCCGCGAAGACCGCCCCCACAACGAAGTCCAGCGCGCCGCCTACTCCAACCTCGCCGCCATCATGGGCCGCGCCGCCGTCCACATGGGCCGCATCATCACCTGGGACGAAGCCCTCAACTCCCATTTCTCCTTCTACCCCGATGTGGACAAACTCACCGCCGACAGCCCCGCTCCCGTACGCGCCAACCCCCAAGGCTTCTACCCCGTCCCCGTCCCCGGCGTATGGACCGAAATCTAA
- a CDS encoding coproporphyrinogen-III oxidase family protein, with amino-acid sequence MNTATAPTRLTAPPLEKATTAGNYFVSNYPPFSCWKPERVPEALAALERAPQPGTPLGLYVHIPFCRKRCHFCYFKVYTDKDSSEIRHYLEAVGRELELYAERPFVGGRKPLFVYFGGGTPSYLSPDQLRHLVGHLQRLLPWDAVQEVTFECEPGTLTDHKLAAIRELGITRLSLGIENFDDHILEINGRAHRAREIERAYRYARQIGFPQINIDLIAGMVEETEENWRQCVRRTLELAPDSVTIYQMEIPYNTTIYQRMKAEGKLVAPVADWETKRAWVKYAFAELEAAGYTVASAYTAVKDPARTRFIYRDALWQGADMLALGVASFSHIGGTHFQNLHDFEPYLAKLDAGELPIYRALTPTPRERLIRELVLQFKLGRVRRSYFQAKYGVDIAAEFADALQRLENWGFLERAPDGDELRFHRDGLLQADRLIQEFFLPEHRQVRYA; translated from the coding sequence ATGAACACCGCGACGGCCCCCACCCGCCTCACCGCGCCGCCGTTGGAAAAGGCGACCACGGCCGGCAATTACTTTGTTTCCAATTACCCGCCGTTTTCGTGCTGGAAACCGGAGCGTGTGCCCGAAGCGCTGGCGGCGCTGGAGCGCGCGCCGCAGCCGGGGACACCGCTGGGGTTGTACGTGCACATCCCCTTCTGCCGCAAGCGCTGCCACTTTTGCTATTTCAAGGTGTACACGGACAAGGATTCATCCGAAATCCGGCATTATCTGGAGGCGGTGGGCCGCGAGCTGGAGCTGTATGCGGAGCGGCCGTTTGTGGGGGGGCGGAAGCCCTTGTTTGTGTATTTCGGGGGCGGCACTCCGTCATATCTCTCGCCGGACCAGTTGCGGCATCTGGTGGGGCATTTGCAGCGGCTGCTGCCGTGGGATGCCGTCCAGGAGGTCACCTTCGAGTGCGAGCCGGGGACGCTGACCGACCACAAACTGGCGGCCATCCGGGAGCTGGGCATCACGCGGCTGAGCCTGGGCATCGAAAACTTTGATGACCACATCCTCGAAATCAACGGGCGCGCCCATCGCGCGCGGGAAATTGAACGCGCCTACCGGTATGCGCGGCAGATTGGCTTCCCCCAAATCAACATAGATTTGATTGCCGGCATGGTGGAGGAAACGGAGGAAAACTGGCGCCAATGCGTGCGGCGCACCCTCGAGCTGGCGCCGGACAGTGTGACCATCTACCAGATGGAAATTCCCTACAACACCACCATCTACCAGCGCATGAAGGCGGAGGGCAAACTGGTGGCGCCGGTGGCCGATTGGGAAACCAAGCGGGCGTGGGTGAAATACGCCTTCGCCGAGCTGGAGGCCGCTGGTTACACGGTGGCCAGCGCCTACACCGCGGTGAAGGACCCGGCGCGCACGCGCTTCATTTATCGGGACGCCTTGTGGCAGGGGGCCGACATGCTGGCGCTGGGGGTGGCCTCGTTTTCCCACATCGGCGGCACTCATTTCCAAAACCTGCACGACTTTGAGCCGTACCTCGCCAAACTGGACGCCGGCGAGCTGCCCATCTACCGCGCGCTGACCCCCACGCCCCGCGAGCGGCTCATCCGGGAGCTGGTGTTGCAGTTCAAATTGGGGCGCGTACGGCGCAGTTATTTCCAGGCCAAATACGGTGTGGACATTGCGGCGGAGTTTGCCGACGCGCTGCAACGCCTGGAGAACTGGGGCTTTCTGGAGCGCGCGCCCGACGGCGATGAACTGCGTTTCCACCGCGACGGCCTGCTGCAGGCCGACCGCCTGATTCAGGAATTTTTCCTGCCGGAGCACCGGCAGGTGCGTTACGCCTGA
- a CDS encoding menaquinone biosynthesis protein, which produces MSGDAPLPRLRLAPREALEDMIHREERIQRAEQLQKEATLENCLAPFRVGTVPYLNGVPLTRGLEQQVIYATPARLAEMLRREELDAALVSVTEVLLTGRYDVLDGIAIASLGEVLSVLLAHRVPLEEVRQVHCDPASLTSVNLLKVLLAERGLRPALVPLEDYAQAAQKEAVLLIGDVALEFLLGPHEHQIWDLGAAWLELTGKPFVYAVWALRRGVDNERLRRLLREARAFGMETLDYIVASRSEFNYNFRKDYLTWHLHYHLGSDEKAGVARFGELLEKHGLGPVHPLVYVY; this is translated from the coding sequence ATGAGCGGTGATGCTCCTCTTCCCCGGTTGCGGCTGGCGCCCCGCGAGGCGCTGGAGGACATGATTCACCGCGAGGAGCGCATCCAGCGGGCGGAGCAGCTTCAGAAAGAGGCCACGCTGGAAAACTGCCTGGCGCCCTTCCGCGTGGGCACTGTGCCGTATCTGAACGGCGTGCCGCTCACCCGCGGCCTGGAGCAGCAGGTCATTTACGCCACGCCGGCGCGCCTGGCGGAAATGCTGCGCCGCGAGGAGCTGGACGCCGCGCTGGTGAGCGTGACGGAGGTGCTCCTGACCGGCCGCTATGACGTGCTGGACGGCATTGCCATTGCCTCGCTGGGGGAGGTGTTGAGTGTGCTGCTGGCGCATCGCGTGCCGCTGGAGGAGGTGCGGCAGGTGCATTGCGACCCCGCCTCCCTGACCAGCGTCAATTTGTTGAAAGTGCTGCTGGCCGAACGCGGCTTGCGGCCGGCGCTGGTGCCGCTGGAAGATTACGCCCAGGCGGCGCAGAAGGAGGCCGTGCTGTTGATTGGCGATGTGGCGCTGGAGTTTTTGCTGGGGCCGCATGAGCATCAGATTTGGGACTTGGGCGCGGCCTGGCTGGAGCTTACGGGCAAGCCCTTTGTCTATGCGGTGTGGGCCTTGCGCCGCGGCGTGGACAACGAGCGCCTGCGCCGGCTGCTGCGCGAGGCCCGGGCGTTTGGCATGGAAACGCTGGACTACATTGTCGCCAGCCGCAGCGAGTTCAACTACAACTTCCGCAAAGACTACCTCACCTGGCATTTGCACTACCACCTGGGCAGCGATGAAAAAGCGGGCGTGGCGCGCTTTGGCGAGCTGCTCGAAAAACACGGCCTGGGCCCCGTGCACCCGCTGGTCTATGTGTACTGA
- a CDS encoding sensor histidine kinase has protein sequence MRGSKTEAKAADWEAGLTAGPAAQDSGRPKLLIVDDDAGPRNSLKIIFHDDYEVFTAASGEEALEIIKQHTINAAILDIRMSGMSGIDLLGQIRTQDPDVAVIMLTAYETVETARQALRLGACDYLTKPFDLLTMRAAVAKAVERNRCARRFRANEEALKQIQSQLHEYQVREEMARKQGEIYSMVLHDINNPLTVISGLAVMANERLRRLQVPYTPDLSSVREDLSQIEQQVFKCLEVSRRYLGFARRRPGETPVVNVNRVLEDLRTLLRPNPLLEGHELLLEPPPMEIFALINGTDLIQILLNLVINALQATDMPHQVRIAAQLIQQPVPPALMQEANHACFACRLAFHNQPPLVELRVADNGPGIATVPIKRIFEAYYTTKQAGKGTGLGLTIVQHLLEQAHGGLRVESQPGLGTTFTLWIPAR, from the coding sequence ATGCGCGGCTCAAAAACCGAAGCGAAGGCAGCGGACTGGGAGGCCGGCCTGACCGCAGGCCCGGCCGCCCAGGACTCCGGCCGGCCCAAGCTGCTGATTGTGGACGACGATGCCGGCCCGCGCAATTCCCTCAAAATCATCTTCCACGACGACTACGAAGTGTTCACCGCCGCCAGCGGCGAGGAGGCCCTCGAAATCATCAAACAGCATACCATCAATGCCGCCATCCTCGACATCCGCATGTCCGGCATGTCCGGCATTGATTTGCTGGGACAAATCCGCACCCAGGACCCGGACGTCGCGGTCATCATGCTCACCGCGTATGAGACGGTCGAAACCGCCCGCCAGGCCCTGCGCCTGGGCGCCTGTGACTACCTCACCAAGCCCTTTGACCTCCTCACCATGCGCGCCGCCGTCGCCAAGGCCGTCGAGCGCAACCGCTGCGCCCGCCGCTTCCGCGCCAATGAAGAAGCCCTCAAGCAGATTCAATCCCAGTTGCACGAATACCAGGTGCGCGAGGAAATGGCCCGCAAACAGGGCGAAATCTACAGCATGGTCCTCCATGACATCAACAACCCCCTCACCGTCATCTCCGGCCTCGCCGTCATGGCCAACGAACGCCTCCGCCGCCTCCAAGTCCCCTACACCCCGGACTTGTCCTCCGTCCGCGAAGACCTGTCCCAAATTGAACAACAGGTCTTCAAATGCCTCGAAGTCTCCCGCCGCTACCTCGGCTTTGCCCGCCGCCGGCCGGGCGAAACCCCCGTCGTCAACGTCAACCGCGTGCTCGAAGATTTGCGCACCCTCCTCCGCCCCAACCCCCTCTTGGAGGGCCACGAGCTGCTCCTCGAACCGCCCCCCATGGAAATCTTTGCCCTGATTAATGGCACCGATTTAATCCAAATCCTGCTCAACCTCGTCATCAACGCCCTCCAAGCCACCGACATGCCCCATCAGGTCCGCATTGCCGCCCAGCTCATCCAGCAGCCCGTCCCCCCCGCCCTCATGCAGGAAGCCAATCACGCCTGCTTCGCCTGCCGCCTCGCCTTCCACAACCAGCCACCCCTGGTGGAACTCCGCGTCGCCGACAACGGCCCCGGCATCGCCACCGTCCCCATCAAGCGCATTTTCGAGGCCTACTACACCACCAAACAGGCAGGCAAAGGCACCGGTCTGGGCCTGACCATCGTCCAGCATCTGCTGGAACAGGCGCACGGGGGTTTGCGCGTCGAATCCCAACCCGGCCTGGGAACCACCTTCACCTTGTGGATACCCGCACGGTGA
- a CDS encoding phenylacetate--CoA ligase family protein, whose product MSALPAPLVPPAEPPPENLTRAELLRLQHEKLRTLVRLARAQNPFYQRKWAGLDFREDIEEPQALLQQLPFTTKAELVADQQAAPPYGTNLTFALERYIRCHQTSGSTGATLRWPDTRESWAAMLDAWAQIFRAAGVTARDRLFFAFSFGPFIGFWSAFESAERLGCFCFPGGAMNSEARLRALLDNHCTVLLCTPTYALHLGQEARAAGLDLSASRIRLIITAGEPGGSVPAVRARLSHAWNGARVFDHHGMTETGPVTYECPARPGVLHVMENAFVAEVVDPATGQPGVREGELVLTTLDRLGSPAIRYRTGDRVRLAPVGVCECGRHLLALEGGIIGRADDMVIVRGVNVYPAAVDNLIRGFKDVAEYRVHLLQTGALPELMVEIEPAPEVRHPETLAQRLRCAFHTALGLRVPVRLAPPGSLPRFEMKSRRWVKFGAAPEAPAHFPDSFPPLTR is encoded by the coding sequence ATGAGCGCCCTCCCCGCCCCGCTTGTCCCGCCCGCAGAACCGCCCCCCGAGAACTTGACGCGGGCGGAGCTGCTGCGCCTGCAACACGAAAAGTTGCGGACGCTGGTCCGGCTGGCGCGCGCGCAAAATCCCTTCTACCAGCGCAAGTGGGCGGGGCTGGACTTCCGGGAAGACATCGAAGAGCCGCAGGCCTTGCTGCAACAACTCCCCTTCACCACCAAGGCTGAGCTGGTGGCAGACCAGCAGGCGGCGCCGCCGTATGGCACCAATTTGACTTTTGCGCTGGAGCGCTACATCCGCTGTCATCAGACCAGCGGCAGCACCGGCGCGACCTTGCGCTGGCCCGATACCCGCGAAAGCTGGGCCGCCATGCTGGACGCCTGGGCGCAGATTTTTCGCGCCGCCGGCGTGACCGCGCGGGACCGCCTGTTCTTTGCGTTTTCCTTCGGGCCGTTCATTGGCTTCTGGTCCGCCTTTGAATCTGCCGAGCGCCTGGGATGCTTTTGTTTTCCCGGCGGCGCGATGAACAGCGAGGCGCGGCTGCGGGCGTTGCTGGACAATCACTGCACAGTGCTGCTGTGCACGCCCACCTATGCCCTGCATCTGGGACAGGAAGCGCGCGCCGCGGGGCTGGACCTGAGCGCCAGCCGCATCCGCCTCATCATCACCGCCGGCGAACCCGGCGGCAGCGTGCCGGCCGTGCGGGCGCGGCTTTCCCATGCATGGAATGGCGCGCGCGTGTTTGATCATCACGGCATGACCGAAACCGGCCCGGTGACGTATGAATGCCCCGCCCGCCCCGGCGTGCTGCATGTCATGGAAAATGCGTTTGTGGCGGAAGTGGTGGACCCCGCCACCGGCCAGCCAGGCGTCCGCGAGGGCGAGCTGGTCTTGACGACGCTGGACCGCCTCGGCTCACCCGCCATCCGGTATCGCACCGGGGACCGGGTCCGCCTGGCGCCCGTGGGAGTGTGCGAGTGCGGGCGGCATTTACTGGCCCTGGAGGGCGGCATCATCGGGCGCGCCGATGACATGGTCATCGTGCGCGGCGTCAATGTGTACCCCGCCGCGGTGGACAATTTGATTCGCGGCTTCAAGGACGTGGCCGAGTACCGTGTGCATTTGCTCCAGACTGGCGCCCTGCCGGAGCTGATGGTGGAAATCGAACCGGCGCCGGAAGTGCGGCACCCGGAAACCCTGGCGCAACGGTTGCGCTGCGCTTTTCACACCGCCCTGGGCCTCCGTGTGCCCGTGCGCCTCGCGCCCCCGGGCAGCCTGCCCCGCTTTGAAATGAAGAGCCGCCGCTGGGTGAAATTCGGCGCCGCGCCGGAAGCGCCGGCGCATTTTCCCGACTCCTTCCCGCCCCTCACCCGTTAA
- a CDS encoding acyl-CoA thioesterase, with amino-acid sequence MPSEFVHRRRVEFAETDMAGIMHFTNFFRFMESAEHAFFRSLGFSVARPDGDGRLGLPRVHAHCDYLAPLRFEDEVEIRLRVAKKSRRSLTYHFTLRRVHPAPEVEAARGVITVVCVEHRADGTLKAVPLPEALARALEAAPPEERRRAGGMPLKKRS; translated from the coding sequence ATGCCCTCTGAATTTGTCCATCGCCGTCGCGTGGAGTTTGCCGAGACCGACATGGCCGGCATCATGCACTTCACCAATTTCTTCCGCTTCATGGAAAGCGCCGAGCATGCCTTTTTCCGCTCGCTGGGCTTCTCGGTGGCCCGGCCGGATGGGGACGGCCGCCTGGGCCTGCCGCGCGTGCACGCGCACTGCGATTACCTGGCGCCCCTGCGCTTTGAGGATGAAGTGGAAATCCGCCTGCGCGTGGCCAAAAAATCCCGCCGCAGCCTGACCTATCACTTTACCCTGCGCCGCGTCCATCCCGCCCCCGAGGTGGAGGCCGCGCGCGGCGTCATCACCGTCGTTTGCGTGGAACATCGCGCCGACGGCACGTTGAAGGCTGTGCCGCTGCCGGAAGCGCTCGCGCGCGCCCTTGAAGCCGCGCCGCCGGAAGAGCGCCGGCGGGCGGGGGGCATGCCGCTTAAAAAACGCTCTTAA
- a CDS encoding ATP-binding protein — protein sequence MDETQIGARWPETPGDLPGAGLPGLAHDLKSWLTPVKSCLQLWEAGETQKALALRPNALENLNSVLHCLEALRHGATSTSPAMQPVHLRRLLAQVAAQCAALGREKKNEILLAPGPEAEILGDEWLLRRLFLNLLVNALQAATAASPVHMEIQLLPAPNPHALIVFQNTCAPETAAASEETLRRRLGLRISHEICRLHQGEMDIHTDDAAQRVTVELRFPLPPPGR from the coding sequence ATGGACGAAACCCAAATAGGCGCGCGCTGGCCCGAAACCCCGGGCGACCTCCCCGGCGCCGGCCTGCCCGGCCTGGCTCACGACCTCAAAAGCTGGCTGACGCCCGTCAAATCCTGCCTCCAGCTCTGGGAAGCCGGCGAAACGCAAAAAGCCCTCGCCCTGCGCCCCAACGCCCTCGAAAACCTCAACAGCGTCCTCCACTGCCTCGAAGCCCTCCGCCACGGCGCCACCTCCACCTCCCCCGCCATGCAGCCGGTCCACCTCCGCCGCCTGCTCGCCCAGGTGGCCGCCCAGTGCGCCGCCCTCGGCCGCGAAAAGAAAAACGAAATCCTCCTCGCCCCCGGCCCCGAAGCGGAAATCCTCGGCGATGAATGGCTCCTCCGCCGCCTCTTTCTCAACCTCCTGGTCAACGCCCTCCAGGCCGCCACCGCCGCCAGCCCCGTCCACATGGAAATACAACTCCTCCCGGCTCCCAACCCCCACGCCCTGATTGTCTTCCAGAACACCTGCGCCCCGGAAACCGCCGCCGCCTCCGAAGAAACCCTCCGCCGCCGCCTCGGCCTCCGCATCAGCCACGAAATCTGCCGCCTCCATCAGGGCGAAATGGACATCCACACCGACGACGCCGCCCAGCGTGTCACCGTCGAACTTCGCTTCCCCCTCCCCCCGCCCGGCCGCTGA
- a CDS encoding response regulator, translating into MKSSTSDQPGVARPTVLVVDDQVEVLAALQLMLNMRGYEVLAAAGGTEALRVVQEHPGKVEVVVTDYAMPEMNGLQLIERLRVVEPALQFVAISGNASPAEVASLVAAGVVEFLAKPFSVEALHQAIQRAVDLRRQGLLAVPTAASS; encoded by the coding sequence ATGAAATCGTCAACATCAGACCAACCGGGCGTGGCACGCCCCACTGTATTGGTGGTGGATGACCAGGTGGAGGTGCTGGCCGCGCTGCAATTGATGCTCAACATGCGGGGCTACGAGGTGCTGGCGGCGGCGGGCGGGACGGAGGCGTTGCGGGTGGTGCAGGAGCATCCGGGGAAGGTGGAGGTGGTGGTGACGGATTATGCGATGCCGGAGATGAACGGGCTGCAGTTGATTGAGCGGCTGCGGGTGGTGGAGCCGGCGCTGCAATTTGTGGCGATTAGCGGCAATGCCTCGCCGGCGGAGGTGGCGAGTTTGGTGGCGGCGGGGGTGGTGGAATTTCTGGCCAAGCCGTTTTCGGTGGAGGCGCTGCATCAGGCGATACAGCGGGCGGTGGACTTGAGGCGCCAGGGGTTGTTGGCGGTGCCCACGGCGGCTTCGTCCTGA
- a CDS encoding NAD(P)/FAD-dependent oxidoreductase, which yields MKTQHIYDAVVIGAGPSGSTAAALLAEYGHRVLVLEREKFPRYHIGESLLPFTYYPLRRLGLTAAMHQAGFVKKYSVQFVSPSGKASQPFYFFTRYEAEVAQTWQVLRSEFDLLLMNNARAKGAEVREQTTVLDLLREDGRVVGVRAAGPDGREYTVRARLTLDASGRDALAAGRFNWRVRDPYLKKFAVWTYYEGIPRPEGIDAGATTVAFLPQKGWFWYIPLHGDRISVGAVAEGPYLTRDGVREPEKMFQREIQNNAWIAEQLSKGRQVGPYWLTNEFSYRSRYGAVDGLVMLGDAFGFLDPVFSSGVMLALKSGMLAADAGHAALQAGDVSAARFTEYSRLMREGIENMRKLVYAFYQESFSFRDLTDKYPEVQGDITDCLSGDVNKDLSRLFERVAEFAEVPEPLPYGEVLTAEEAVAAK from the coding sequence ATGAAAACGCAGCACATTTATGATGCCGTGGTGATTGGCGCCGGACCGTCCGGCTCCACCGCCGCGGCGCTGCTGGCCGAATATGGGCATCGCGTGCTGGTGCTCGAGCGCGAGAAATTCCCGCGCTACCACATTGGCGAGTCGCTGCTGCCCTTCACCTATTATCCGCTGCGCCGGCTGGGTTTGACGGCGGCCATGCACCAGGCCGGCTTCGTCAAAAAATACAGCGTGCAATTCGTCTCCCCCTCCGGGAAGGCCTCCCAGCCGTTTTACTTTTTCACCCGCTATGAGGCGGAGGTGGCGCAGACCTGGCAGGTGTTGCGCAGCGAGTTTGATTTGCTGTTGATGAACAACGCCCGCGCCAAGGGCGCGGAAGTGCGCGAACAAACCACCGTGCTCGATTTGTTGCGCGAGGACGGGCGCGTGGTGGGCGTGCGCGCCGCCGGCCCGGACGGCAGGGAATACACCGTGCGGGCGCGGCTCACCCTGGATGCCTCGGGCCGCGACGCTTTGGCCGCCGGGCGCTTCAACTGGCGCGTGCGGGACCCCTATCTGAAAAAATTTGCCGTCTGGACCTACTACGAGGGCATCCCGCGGCCGGAGGGCATTGACGCCGGCGCCACCACCGTGGCGTTTCTGCCGCAAAAGGGCTGGTTCTGGTACATCCCGCTGCACGGCGACCGCATCAGCGTGGGCGCAGTGGCCGAGGGGCCATACCTCACCCGCGACGGCGTGCGCGAGCCGGAGAAGATGTTTCAGCGCGAAATCCAGAACAACGCCTGGATTGCGGAGCAGCTCAGCAAAGGCCGCCAGGTGGGCCCGTACTGGCTGACCAACGAATTTTCCTACCGCTCGCGGTATGGCGCGGTGGATGGGCTGGTGATGCTGGGAGATGCCTTTGGCTTCCTGGACCCCGTGTTTTCCTCGGGCGTGATGCTGGCGCTCAAAAGCGGCATGCTGGCGGCCGATGCCGGCCACGCCGCCCTGCAGGCGGGCGACGTCTCCGCCGCGCGTTTCACCGAGTACAGCCGCTTGATGCGCGAGGGCATCGAAAACATGCGCAAACTCGTCTATGCCTTTTACCAGGAGAGCTTCAGCTTCCGGGATTTGACCGACAAATACCCCGAGGTGCAGGGGGATATCACCGACTGCCTGTCCGGGGATGTGAACAAGGATTTGAGCCGGTTGTTCGAGCGCGTGGCCGAGTTTGCCGAAGTGCCCGAACCGCTCCCGTACGGAGAGGTGCTGACGGCCGAGGAGGCCGTGGCGGCAAAGTAG
- the mqnE gene encoding aminofutalosine synthase MqnE — MNGLWQQHPLRDIAARVEAGQRLTEAEALRLFQTRDVHLLSALASGVRERLNGRRASYIVNRYINYSNYCILSCQFCAFARKKRNGDGFELTVEEIVAKAREALGLGITELHIVGGLHPSLPYRYYLDMLRALKALDARLHLKCFTAIEVLHLATLSKKPMEKVLEELKEAGLDSLTGGGAEIFRPSVREAIARGKEPAEDYLHVHRTWHRMGGRSTCTMLYGHVETLEDRVDHLRQLRALQDETGGFCGFIPLPYQPENNAIPVSHAPSGFDTLRTMAVSRLYLDNIPHLTAYWVGLGLKLAQLALSYGADDLHGTIVEEHIFRMAGAKTPQLQTELAMVKAIREAGLVPVQRDTFYQPLKVWDGPAPRVIAPASGAAAILQNNLATA; from the coding sequence ATGAACGGGTTGTGGCAACAACACCCTCTGCGGGACATCGCCGCGCGCGTGGAAGCCGGGCAACGCCTGACGGAAGCCGAGGCGCTGCGCTTGTTTCAGACGCGCGATGTGCATCTGCTCTCGGCGCTGGCCAGCGGGGTGCGGGAGCGGTTGAACGGGCGGCGGGCCAGTTACATTGTCAACCGCTACATCAACTATTCCAACTACTGCATTCTGTCCTGCCAGTTTTGCGCCTTCGCGCGCAAGAAACGCAACGGCGACGGCTTCGAGCTGACCGTCGAGGAAATCGTGGCCAAGGCGCGGGAGGCGCTGGGACTGGGCATTACCGAGCTGCACATTGTGGGGGGACTCCACCCCTCGCTGCCCTACCGCTACTATCTGGACATGCTGCGCGCCCTCAAGGCGCTGGACGCGCGCCTGCATCTCAAGTGTTTCACGGCCATAGAAGTGTTGCATCTGGCCACGCTGTCCAAAAAGCCGATGGAGAAAGTGCTCGAAGAGCTGAAGGAGGCCGGGCTGGACTCGCTCACCGGCGGCGGGGCGGAGATTTTCCGGCCGTCCGTGCGCGAGGCCATTGCGCGGGGCAAGGAGCCGGCGGAGGATTATTTGCACGTGCACCGGACGTGGCACCGGATGGGCGGGCGCAGCACGTGCACGATGTTGTACGGCCATGTGGAGACGCTGGAGGATCGGGTGGATCACCTGCGCCAACTGCGCGCGTTGCAGGATGAAACGGGTGGTTTTTGCGGGTTCATCCCCCTGCCATATCAGCCGGAAAACAACGCCATTCCGGTGTCGCATGCGCCGTCGGGCTTTGATACCCTGCGCACCATGGCGGTCAGCCGGTTGTACCTGGACAACATACCGCACCTCACCGCCTACTGGGTGGGGCTGGGACTCAAGCTGGCCCAACTGGCGCTGAGTTACGGCGCGGACGATTTGCATGGCACCATCGTGGAGGAGCACATCTTCCGGATGGCCGGGGCCAAGACCCCGCAGTTGCAAACCGAGCTGGCCATGGTGAAGGCCATCCGCGAGGCCGGCCTGGTGCCGGTGCAGCGCGACACCTTTTACCAGCCGCTCAAGGTGTGGGACGGCCCGGCGCCGCGGGTCATCGCGCCCGCCAGCGGGGCTGCCGCCATCCTGCAAAACAATCTGGCCACGGCGTGA